A genomic stretch from Oreochromis niloticus isolate F11D_XX linkage group LG11, O_niloticus_UMD_NMBU, whole genome shotgun sequence includes:
- the sec61b gene encoding protein transport protein Sec61 subunit beta translates to MPGPAASATNVGASSRSPSKTVAPRAAGSTVRQRKATSSGTRSGGRTTGSAGTGGMWRFYTEDSPGLKVGPVPVLVMSLLFIASVFMLHIWGKYTRS, encoded by the exons atg CCTGGACCAGCAGCAAGTGCCACCAATGTTGGAGCCTCTAGCAGATCCCCCAGCAAGACAGTGGCTCCCCGTGCAGCAGGCTCCACAGTCAGACAGAG GAAAGCTACCAGCAGTGGTACACGCAGCGGCGGCAGGACCACGGGATCTGCCGGCACAGGCGGCATGTGGCGCTTCTACACTGAAGACTCACCGGGACTCAAAGT CGGCCCGGTGCCCGTGCTGGTGATGAGCCTGCTTTTCATCGCGTCAGTCTTCATGCTTCACATCTGGGGGAAGTACACCCGCTCTTAA